CATTCCAGAATCTAATTAGAgctaaggaaaagagcacgAGCGTGCGCAAGAGGTTGCGGGACCCCTAAACGCAAGGGGGCGCCACTGCCGTACGCACATAATAATAATGGACATAACTGCATACCTACTTACGTGGGGTGAACGCTGCATTTACGGGTGTTTCTCAGATCTTCGTCGCTTACATACAGACTGGGCAAGATTGGCACTATCGGAAGAGCCAGGACTCTCTGTTTTGTTCCTGGCCGATGTGGGGAGGAGGATGGGCGGTTAAATACATAGAGTTTGAAGCGCGCGAGCAATGGGAAAACCGCTAATTAATTGCGGCGGCTAATGCCAAATCTAGCTGGCAAATCTGGTCTGTCCACTGCCGACCTTGTCAATGTGGTAATTATTATTAACTCGGCTCATCGGTGACCTTTTTTGTAAGGTTTCATGACATATTCCCGGCCGTCTATCGCCCTTTGCGGATGAAATCCCGACTCCCTGAGCAAACCTTTAACCTATTTCCTCTGCTTGCTTCGGTTCGCAGTACAGAACAATAATAAAAAAGGAAAGTGGTAGCCAATCCCATTCCTGACTGGCAAAGCTCCTCCACCCTGTTCTCAATCTAAGACCGAAATGCCACCTTAATGATATGTTTGGTAATACTGTCAACACGGGCACGTTAATTAATTACCTCGACCAACTGCCGGGCTGTGCGTTGGATGCGCACATTCCAACGACCAAGATTGTGCGAGGTAGAATGGACCTGCAGTTTCTATATTCAGACTCCCTCTAATTAATTATTTCTGTCCCACTGCCTTTATTGAAGCGGCTGAGCTGGCGGCCTCTTGCAGCGTTCCTCCAGGAATGCCTCGCTTAATTAGGTATTAATTATCTAGCTGTGGAATGCTGACGCACTTttgcttttctttttttttttttaaaaaaaaatagGATTCTActtaactagggcgcctGCAACACGGTGTCCGTTCCTCGCGAGATTGATTTCTCTGTGCTAGCGATGATGGCCAAGGACTCGGTCCGCCATCTCGCCGCCGTtctcgccgcggccgccttgGTCGCGGTGGCCCGGGGcggtaatagtaataataacaataaTAATAATCCCCTGACAACGGACTCGGACTGCCAATGCTACAAAACCAACGGGACGGCAGCCAGCTACTTCTCACACCACCGGTTCTTCGACTTTGGCTCGCTCCACCGGTACGTCAATGTCACGAAACCGATTGACGACTTTCGGGCCAACGCCGAGGCGCCGCCCACGAGCTCCTACTTCCTGCGCCCCGAGTTCGCCGACACGTGGGACATTCAGAGGTGGGACAACACGGAGCTCATGGCGCTGAACGACGAGACGATCAACGACGCGACCATCAAGATGGTCAACAGCCCCAACAACATCTACATCGagcacgacgacgacgacgacgacgacgacgacgggcaGGCGACGCACCTGACGCTGCGGACGGTCCGGCACGCGGCCGGGTTCCAGTCTGCGGCCGAGATCGAGTCGCTCAGCAAGGGGTTCCGCTACCTCTCGGTGCGGATGCGGGCGCGCACGAGGGGGGCCCGCGGGGCGGTGACGGCCATGTTCACGTACCGGGACCCGCCGCCGGGGCAGGGGCAGGGGCCCGACGACGACTACGTGGCGCAGACGCAGGAGGCGGACCTGGAGATCCTGACGCGGGAGGACGAGCCGCCGACGCGGGTGCAGTACACGAACCAGCCGTCGTGGGACGAGGCCGGCGACATCCCCGAGGCGACGCGCAACGTGACGCTCCCGCGCGGCCGCCGGTGGACCGACTGGGTCGACTACCGGATGGACTGGACGCCCGGGAGCAGCACGTGGTACGTCGACGGGCAGCCGGCCGCCCGCATCACCTTCCAGGCGCCGCGCGACCCGCTGCAGGTCATCTTCAACGCCTGGAGCGACGGCGGCACCTGGTCCGGGCGCATGCCCGTCGGCGCCGAGGCTTTCCTGCAGATCAAGTGGATCGAGATTGTCTACAACACCACGGACAAGCACCCCGGCAgcagcggtggcggcggcaaggccaaggaggaggaggatgcgGAGCCGGAGGCGGGATGCCGCAAGGTGTGCAGCATCGACGAGACAAGCAGGATCGGCACGCCGGTGCTGTTGTCGGCGGGCACCAGCGCCGTTGCAGTCTCGGCGTTGCCCTGGCTGTCCGCGTTGTTGACAGTCTGTGCCTGCTTCATGCTGTGCTGATCTGATTTAATTAGAATTGAGAATTTTTGCTCCTCCGGAATGATAGAAGTTTCGTATGCTGCTCTCCCCCTACGGTACGTCGGATATGAGTGTCGATAATGATATTGTTAACCCCTGTTGAAAGTTGTACCGTGACCCAAGTAAGCCCTAACGACTTATTATACCTCATTTGCGTTGATAATTGCAGACTCTGAGCTGTTGTAATAATTTCTAAGCCTCTTCCATTGTACCTTCCATCTTTTCGGCTTTCTACCCGGAACATCCATCCCGATCTACACGGAATAGATACTGTCTCATCCGAGTGTAAAAAGGGTTGACCTGAAGGCTTGATGCCATAGCAAGCGAAAAGCAAAGGCAAAATTCTCTGAACTTTCTGTATCCTCACTATTAATATGTCTTGGCGGGTTCTCAACTTCCCTCTCTATCACTTATCAGACCAACATCCAGCTTATCAAAGACCAGGAGGTGCAGAATCACTAGCAACATGAGTTCGTTTTCTTCTTTCCGCTTTGATTTCATACTCGCCATATGATTCTGTTTCCCCCTGATAATAAAGGTATTTCTGAGAGCTACATAGTCAACAGCCCGTTCTACAATCAACTTCTAACTCTAATGAGCACAGGTACATTCTTTTGAAAAGACAAGCGCCTGACCTCAGCAGTAATATATACGAAAGCATGTAGCATTGTTATGATCGGGCCTGGTAATAGGCTGACCCCATTGTGCTGTATTGTACAGCATGTAATACAACTTAATTATCGTCTGCCTTTAATTACACGTCACCCAATTTTTTCCCGGAGTTTATAGCCAATTTACTTCTTGAGAGCAACGGCCTCCCTCGCCGCCAACAGCTGTGGCCCCATCTCATACAACTTGAGCACGTCAGCCGCGTGGATCAGCAGGGCGTTGTCCTCGGCCATCTTGGCCAGATCCTGACCGCCGGTGAGGCAGAAACCGGCGCGGGGCTTGTTGTGCTTCTTGACGGTGCTGTTGAACTTCTCCACGGCTGCCTTCCACTCGGGCTCGTCGCCCTGGCCATAGTTGGCCGGCAGGTTCATGCTGATGCGGCAGTCGAGACTACCGAGCCACACCACGTCGATGTCCGGCACCTCGGTCAGGATGGCGTCCAGGTTGTTGATGCCCTCGAGCGTTTCGATCTGTATCATGATGGCGGCCTGGTCGTTCCAGTTCTGCCATACGTCGCGCTTACCGTCGGCCGCCATGTCGGTGAGGCCGGGGACCAGGCGGAATGGGGGCGCCGACCGGGTGCCACGCTGCCGGGTGCCGAACTTGGCCGACGACACAACGTGCTTGGCCTGTTCCACCGTCTCGACCTGGGGAATCACGATGCTCGCGCCGGCGTCCAGGGCGAAGCCGATGGCGGCATGGTCGTGGCCGGGTACTCTGCAAAGAGGAGGGGAGAGGGATGGCCCGTTAGCAAAGCGGGGGCCcggaggaaaaagaaaagaagaagaaaaggaaaatgATTTGAGACGACGGGGTGCTCGGTCCGATGGAAGGCTAAAGGGGTTTTCTGGCTTTGGATGGGATGGGTTGCCCTATTACCTGACGAAAGGAATGGTGCGGCCGCCGCTCATGAACATGGTCTCGTGGACCATCTGACGATCAGTCCGTCAGTCATTGCTAGGTACTTTCGCATGCCACTCCCTCCCAAGCGACTCCGCGACGGCGGGAGTGAGGAAATCACCAACCGTAGTCATCGTCTCGACGTCACAGGACGTGTGTTCCCAATCGATCCACACCACGTCGTAGCCCATCGGCGCCAGGTAGCGGGTGATGGGAATGGAGCTAAGGCCGGCGTAGTAACCGATCAGGGCGGGAATCTTTTTTTCGTGCGCGTCTCGGATCGCCTGGCGAGCATTGTGCGGCTGGAAGAGAGAGGGCGCCATGTACGCCCTCATCCCTTCTTCGGGACCGGGAGCAATCGATTGAAACATGGAACCCATGGTGGAAAGCTCGGTGGTAATTACTGTAACCCTTATCTGTAGCAACTGAGGGAAGAGCTTGCAGTTCTAAGACACTGGTCGAATAATTATGGACTGAGCTGCGGTGCTCTGACCTTGAAAAGCGTTGTTGTGAGCGCAAGAATGATTTGCCTGTCGGGTGGTTGTGAAGAAAGGTGAAAAGGTTCTTATATAGCATTTCAAGGCTTCCAGGTTGCCCAACTCTGACCTTGGGAACCCACTCCCGGCCGCCGCGACCCTTCCCTTGAAGGGTCTGTTCACCTGCTAGCTCCTTATGGCAGGAACTCCCGTGTACACGTCACGAAGTAAAGTAAGATCCGGCATCAGCCAAACATAATCAGTGAGGAGCTCCTTCCGGCCATTACTCTCGTTGCTCGGGCCTGTCGGGTCCAAGGAAGGAGTTAATTAGGGGTAAACCCCGACGATAGGAGCAATAGGAAGCGGCTATGTTCAGTTGCAATCTGTTACACGTGGATTATCCCCTATGCACTCGTACGCCTCAATGCAACCCTAAAGTCATTGGCAAGATCTGGTAAACGCCTGCTGACGGCGCGCTGGCTGTCATCCTTGCTCACACAAATGAGACACTAATACCGGAGCACACGTGGAGGCGCGAGAGCGAAGTAGAGATTCCTTACTCCTGCCGAGGGCTGTTCCAGCTCGCAGCTGCGTGCTAGCAGGGAAGAACAGCGATGGGTAACGCCAAAGGAGGCGCGGAAGGGCACCACTGTACGGACGTATAAGGGACCTTATCTCCGGAAGCATTACGTTATTTGGTGCCAAGGGCAGGGTTCTGAGTAAGCACGCGTCCAAGTTGCAGTGGAGTCCAGAGTTGCGCTGAGCGCAGGGATGGCAGACGGAGCTTGTATGTAATCCATAATGTatgatgtatgtacatacatacctacaaGCATGGGTACGAATATGTTATCTCCGATTGTGCATATTGTGTACCTTACACAGTAcgattgtacatacatgtatgGATGTATATTCAACGTGTTGGTACCTTACAGCTATTAATTAATACTCACCCGAGGCCGGGCCTTCGCCTTGCTTGCCGAGCCTTCCGGTAGGCAGCGAGCTGACGTCTTTTGTCTTTAGTAATCCTACCCTGAGGAAGCGAGTGTATGTAGACCCTGGTCCATGGGTGGGCTTCCAGTTCAAAGTGCCGAGGGAGGTGGCCATCGTAGTGTACCAGTTTCTCGCCGTAGCACTGCCCCAAGCTCCTCGTACAGGAACACAGCAATGATCAGTATAATCCGACGACCACATGGAACGAAGGCCGACAGCGGGCCAGGATGTGGAAGTTCCTACGCGTTCTGATAGAAGATGGTGGTTCCAATATTGGAAAAAGGTTGTAGTattgtaaatagttcaaaagagcgatgtctccttcccacgtttgctggccctgtggctctgtataagtagaggataggaacaaagaaccctccgtttgccagcccgtttgccagatccacaggGCTTATCTTACAAACGCGTCCGCAGACAAACGAACTGTATCACGTTCACTCCTCGGGTCTTACTCGTCTTACTCATCCCGGGACACGGGCTGGCAATGTTTGACACTGTGTAATATCATAGGGCTTAATATGGCTATTAGTGGAGTCTCGACCCCGCGATCAGGCGAGGGGAGATGGACGAGAAGGGTTCAATCTTGTATCTCTTACACTGCTATAACGAGCAAAGATCTTAGCTATTCAAGGGCATTACGGGGTCCCAGAGTCAGGGCTCGTTCCCCTTAGTTGTACCCGATTAACCACAGAGAGTAATTTTTGCCCAATTTCTACACGAACCGAAACTCTCCCTTCTCTTCCCCTGGGACGATAAGTTTTTGAGCAAAACACAACAGACGCAATTGACTCCAGCCACCATGCAATGCCGAATGCCTCGTCATGAAACCAAATGATGAGATAATAATGAACGCATCAGACCAAAACAGAAACAGCCTTCCCGCGATCCTCCTTATCCTTCTTCATCTTGAAGAGCTGCTTGATCATGTCccgcttcttctccttgGGCTTCCCGGCCACGCTGCTCGAGTCGTCGCGCTCGCCGTCTCCTTCCTCGATGGCCTTGAGGCCGCCGACCTTGGACGAGTGCTTTGACGATCGCGAGACGGTAGAGCCCTCGTGACCGCGGCTGCTGCGATGGCTGCGATGGCTCCTCTCGCTCGCCGCCTCGCTCTCTCCGCCGTCTCGGTCTGTCTTCTTGCCCGAGCTGCTCTTGCGATCCGAGACCTCGGACTTAGCGCGGCTCTCGCGATACCTGCGGCTCGCGCTGGTGCGGTGGCTGCGGTGCGACCTCCGCGACCGGTCGCTGCGGGCTCGGCTGACTTGCGAGACCGAGTCGCACGGCTCCACCTCGTCCAGTTCCTGGTTGAACTGCTCCTGGAGCGCGCGCTCGGCCTCCCGGCTCATCTGCTCGATATCGGCCGCGTCACCCTCAAACGGCACAATTCCGCGCCGCCACGTCTCGATGCTGCTGAGCGCCTCGACGTCCTTCAGCACAAGGGCCTCGTCGTAGCCGGCGGCGCCCCCTCCGGGAGCGGGGAGCGGAGGGAGCGCCTTGTCGTGCGCCACGGTTGGGTCGtgagcgggcgcgggcgcgggcacCGGGCGCATCTCAAGGGGCGCCTCGAGCGTCTTGGAGGCGGCCGTGTTCTTGATGCTCTTCACAATCTTCCACCCGCCAAACATGACAACCGTGACGCCCATggcgacgccggcgccgatcAGGAACTGCGGGCTGGCGAGCAGGGCAAAGACCGCGGGGCTGCCGCCCTTGAGGAAGGCCAGGAAGGCGGGGCTCATCTTGCCGATCAGGGAGCTCAGCTCGGCGAGCGAGAgggccacggcggcggcggcatccgGGTTACGCTGCAGGCTCTCGATCATAGCGGATGCCGATTTTTGGACGCAATGGGCCTCCTCAAGATATTCCTCGATGCGGTCCATCAGGCTCAGGGCTTTGGCTTCCTGCGGATCTTCCACCGGCGGCAACCGggcgtcatcgtcgtcgtgaaCCGGATCGAGATCTACCCGGGACTCGAGGTCGGGCGGAATGTCGCCGTATGCGAGATTCATGTCGATAGATTTCTTCTTGGCGAGCGCTGGATCAGAGCGCCGGCGTAGGACGAGCTGTCGCGTCCTCCGCCGGCGCTCTGATCCAGCGCCGGTTTCCGACTCGGATGGTGGCGGGGCTCCCGTGGCGGGGGTCGGCCGCGAGAGCTCCATGTCACGCGGTGCCGTCTCGGTGGGTGGGCCTCGATAAATCTGGGACGGTGACGTCGCAGAGATTTCGGAATGGGCCTTGAGGTTGCCCTCGGTCAGGGCGAGCGGGCCCTCGGGGGAGCGGGGCTGGCGGGATCGCCGAGAATGGCGACTGTAGCGAGACGAGGCGTACGAGCGGGTGTCACCGTCGTCGTGCGACCTCCGCCGACTGAAGCTGTCACGGATGGAACGGCGGTCGTACGCAtagtcggcgtcgtcggggTGAGCGCCGCCGTGGTAGTGATAATCATCGTAGTACGGATCGCCGCGGGCCACATCAAATGTCTTGGCTCGCTGGATCCCCGCACGCTGGGCCTTGACGGCTTCCCGTCTGTCGCGGTAGGCCGCGTGTGCCTCCTTGAAGATACCTACAAGCTGCTTGCCCTGAGAGGTGTCAGTGTCGTCCAAGTATGACCGCCCTGTCCCCGAAGCGAGGATTAAAGGGGTCACATACTGTGCTGATAACCTTCCCCGAGTTGTTGATGATGGTGATAATCTCCGTGGCTGGCATTGTGGCGGTCGAAAAAAAAACGAGGAACGAGTGTGGTTCGAGTTCAATGTCGGGCTATCAAGCCAAGCGTTGCGGGCTTTCCATGCCGCGGGGAGGGGAGAGAGGTCTTCTCGGATTCTTGCTCTGCTCAGTTCGGCAGAGGCTTCCTCTCTGATCCGTCCAGTTGTCTGTCCGTTACTAAGGCCGGCTTTCTCAGGAATGGCTTTGAAACGGCCGATGAATTGGAGAGCTTAAAGAGATTGTGAGAATGCGTCGAGATGGGGGCCGGTGCCGTGCAACATGGCGCCGGCCTACCCGGCGGGCGCTCATCGGGCTAAAAATGGCGGCCAGATCGAGAATTGTTTCAGGCGTTTCTCGATGCCATGCTGGCAAGCAAACGCAGTCGCATGCAGGGCGGCCGGCATGATTGGACGGTCCAGCATCGGGCATGAAGCAGCAGGAACCCCACCACGTCGCTGCATGCTGGGAAAGGTTCCGAGCGGCGGCGCGCTGTCAAAGGAGGCAGCCCTTCCTGCTCACCGCATCGCGCCCCGGTCACTGGTCGCGCGGGGCGTTAATGCGGGGCACGGCTGCCGCTCCGAGAGCTGCAATAGGGCGGTGACCTTAGTCTCGTGTAGTCGATGAGGTCGCCAGCCGCCGAGCACGGGACTTCGGCCGTCAGGTGGCTGGGATGAGCGGCATAGCAGTGATGAGTTGGCGCTGTCCCAAACGGGGGCATCGAACGGTTCCAATTGTTCCGTTGTCTTCTCCGGAGAGGAAGGGTCTCGTCAGTCCAGTTCAAGGAAAAGACGTGTGGAGCACCTGCCAGTTCATCAGCATTAGCGAGCCCCACCTTAAGAGTTCCGCTGCGACATCCAGCCAGTTCTCGCAGGTGTCAGGCAGCATTCACCAGCTGGAACAATCTGTGCCTTTGCGGTGATGAAGGAAGGAGCAGGGAATCATGTGGGCAACCGCTCACCACGATCCCAAAAATCGCCCCATTTCAGCACGGGAACCTCTTCGGATTACCTAATGATTCGTGGCCCTTTAGCGGCTTCTACCATATCTTGAACTGTCGGTTGGGATGTCAGGACCGGAAACCGCCATTCCTTGGAGGGAAAAAGGGGTCGAGCTCGAACTGGAATCATGAATCAGATCTTTTTAGGTAGACATACTGCGTTGGACGCCACCGCTCCTGCCCGATGCTGCTATCTTCATCGAAGCAAAGACTAATAAAcaaggaagaaaaaaagaagggtATCCAGCTAAGCACACTCAATCCATCCTCCATCTGTGACCATTCCAAGTTGAACTATCCAACCAGCCCAAAAAATAGAAATAAAAAtgaaaaaataaaaataaaataaaagaCGACACTTGTCGACGCCGAGCCATATGCCAACCTCCAGCTGCGATGCTACAGGCGCTAAACAACACACACCGGGCTAAGCAATATAAACCGGCAGACGGCTGCCGAGAAGTTCGCTCTTAGGGAACTCCTGCACGTCCTTCTTGTCGAAATCGTGTAGCAGCAGCCAGCACAGCATGCGCAGCACCAGGGTGCACCAGATCGCCGCGGCCTTCGACTCCATGAGGGGGATGTTATTCCCGTCGTCTGAATTAGGACCGGGGCCACTCGAAACTTGGATCGTGACCTGAAGTTTATCCCTCTGCTGGCCGCTCTCTTGCTTCTGTAAACGGGGCACCGGAGGAGTCGTGGGGCCGgggggcggcgacgacgcggGGGTGGTGGTTGTGGGCCTGGCGGACGGCGCTGAAGCTGTGCACCCCTTCGCGCCGCTATCGCTGTCGATGTCCTTGACCGAGGGCTCCCGGGAATGCATCGAGGGGGCGTATTGCGTGGTCTGCCGACGGCGGCAGTACCACTTGACGGCCTCGGTCTTGACATGGCGGAGCACCTTGAAGAAGTAGAGTTCCATGAAGGCCTCCTGGCGCTGCTCGGGGTTGGCGGCTGTGAGCTCGTCGAAGTGCTCGGCCCTCCGcttgtcgccgccgccgccgttgacGCTCCTGATGTCGTGACCGCTCTCGGCGGTGCTCTTTTCGTTGATCAGGCGCATTACTTCCTGAAAGTGCTCGCGGAGGACCATGCGGACGAGGTCTCGGTCGCACTTCTTGAGAAAGTCATCGCACTGGTCGAGAACCTCGTGCAGCTTGCTGAGCAGGGGCAGCGAATTACCCGGCGTCTTGGACTTCATGTCCTCGCTCAGGGCGTCGACCAGCTCCTTGGCGACTGTCTCCAGTTTCTGGATCTGCGCGTTGGGGGGGAGGTCTAGGGCGTCCGTATCCGAGATCCTGTTACGGTATTCCTTGACCAGGCGGCGTAGGTTGAAGAACTTCTTGTCCCAGCGATACGGCGTCGGGTTCGGCAGCATGCGAAAGCCGCTGTCGCGGATGTGCAGCGTCTTGCCGAGCATGCCCAAGAGCTCAAAGGGGACTGGTACTGTCGTGTCAGAAACAGCAAAagcaaatatatatattaaaaaAAGGTTAGGACAccaaaagggggggggggggaagcgcatgtgctttttttttctcttcttaACAAAGGGGCCAGGGTGAGGCATACCTGGGAATAAATGACGATGCTTGGCTTCTCTCGACCGGAAATAGTTGGCCGTGTCGGTGTTGCACTGGATCTGGACCATGGTCTCGGCGATCTCGTCCATGCTGCCGAGCTGCAGAAAGCCCATGTCGTTTGTGTCCTCGTTGGGGAATTCGATCCTGCGGGGGTCCTTGCTCTCGCGGAAGAGGGTGGAGACGAAGCCGCAGCAGAGCTCCTTGACCTCGTCGACGGGGATCACCCTGTTCTCGCGGAACTTGCTCTTGCCCGTGACCTGGAGGGTGAACATGACGCCGAGATCGGGAACGTTGACGCCGGTCAGGAGGTAGCCGTTGCCCTCGGCGCGGTAGCGGTCCCGAGAGCGGTCAAACTCCTTCCAGTATATCCCCATCATGGCGGCGATCTCGAGCAGGTGGCatatggtggtggtggcgtaGGGCTTCTTGACGCCGGCCGGCATGGTGTCCCAACTTCGCTCCTTGGGCTGCAGGGCGACGGCCAGGGTGTGCTGCTGGAAGGTGACGGGAGACGGCCTGTACGGCCAGTTCAGCTTGTAGTGCTCCTTCTGCCACTCGGCGCTCTCATTTTCCATAGTCTGCAGGTGCGAGAGCAGGACGACCCACGAGGCCCGTTCGTTGTCGGCCGTATGCACCCTGCTCTCCTGTGACCGGCGTTGCCTCTCTTCGTCGTTGGCCAGCATTGCACGCGTCTTCACCAGGCTCTCCTTCGTGCCGTCCACAAAGCATATCGGCTGGCCCATGATGGGCCCTCGCAGGTTATTGGTCGGGCAAACGAAGATGACGGGGGTCTGGAAGCGGACCTCGAAGCGCAGCTCTGTCGGTCGGAACTTGCGCTTTTTGGACTCGTGCCACTTGCCCATGACGTTCTCGCCGCAGTTTGCGTAcccggcggccgaggcgatGTATTGCTGGAGAACCTGTGCGGCGGTGCCCAGGAGAGCCACGAGCGAGATGACGAGGGCGGCCCAGTTGACAAcgctgtcgtcgtcgtcgccgccgccgcagccgcagccgccgccaTTTTGGgcgctgttgctgttgctcaTGCCGGCTCTGGTTGCGAGATGGCTGTAGCTCGGGTTCTTCGAGGGGGGGATGGCTGTGGTAAAGGGAGTGGCCAAGTCAGGGTGGTCGAGGGCGCCCACAAGGCTCTCTGCGCAGGCGGCGACGTCGAATATCGTCGAGACCGGGGCGGATTATTCGGTTTGGGCACGTCGGAACACTTGGACGCCGGCTCGACCTTGCGTGAACAGACTTTCCATTGAATATGAGAGAGAATATGAATTTCAGCTGTGGACGCGCCGCTCTGGCCGATCTGGCCATTCTGGCCGGCCCAACCGCGCCTCTGGCTCGCCGTCCTCGGGCATTGCGACTCGCAGAAACTGGATACCCCGGGGTTGCAGGAGCTAGGCACAAGGCCACCAATGGCACAGCGTGGTGGTACGGTTAGTTGGGAGCTTGACGCGCCAGCCCGACCAGGGTTTCGCACACTGCAGTCGATCGGCTTGGTCCGTAGTTCAGCTTGGCGGGGCATAATTAGTTCGGCTGAGCGGGGCAAGCCACCGGGGGATCATTCCCGAAACAAATCCAAAAAAGCCCAACAGCTGCAGAGCAGACATCCATGAGGCATCCAAACCCGCACTCCCGAGTTGCAACATTAACGAGAGGTTGATGGACGGCATCGGCTCGCTTGGGCTCATTAATGTGTGGGGTGTGGGATTGTTGATTACTGCCCCAAGTGGGAGCCTTGTGTCGCTGCAGGGAAGGGCCTGATTTTGAGGCGTCGTACCTGATTGTGCGGGGCTTTCCCATTTCTGCTTCCTGCAaaaaggtcccttgagcgaTGGTTATTAACGAAGGGTAACCATGACGTCACACCATCACTGAAGAGCAATAGCAAGATCGAATGATGATATCGGAGGTTTACAACAGGGCACAATGACTTCCCCAGTGATTTATTTCCAGTGAAGGTACAGTGCTGTACATAACTACATACAGATACCTGCCTGAAATTCTACACAGTCCAGTCTCTCGCTCCAAAAGAAACCTCATCCGGCGCAAGCAGAACCTGATTGGTTCTCTAAAGCAACGAGCGACACGATGGCTTCCGCTACGCACACAAAGGACCGCGATGCTGAGCCCAGAGTCGAGGGTGAGCAGCGCAGCACAAAGAGCACCGTCCTCGAGACGGGCGCTGCCATGACGCAGGCAAGACTTCCCCTTCTCTTTTCCCTTGAACCCTGCCTTTTCTTTTCATTGGCTTCCCGCCGACAGCGGATAACGACAGAACTGACAAGCCCCAACCCCCAACCCCCAACCCGAAAACGAACAGGACTTCTCGCCCCTGCAGAACGTGTGCGCGCACCTCAACGCCTTCCACGTCTACGCGTCCGACCCCAGGCGCTTCGTCGAGACGAACCACTACTGCGGCCACCTGACCGAGGACGTGTGGCAGTGCCTGCTGTACGACAGTCCCTCGCCGGGGGCGCGCCTGATTGGCGTCGAGTACATGATCAGGCCGCACCTGTACGAGAGCCTGCCGCAGGAGGAGCGCCGCCTCTGGCACAGCCACGTCTTCGAGGTCAAGTCGGGCATGCTGGTCATGCCCCGGCCCTCCTCCGCTCTGGTGCCCCAGGCGCTCTGGGAGAAGGCCGAGACGGCCGAGATGGGGGAGGTCGTGCAGCTGTACGGCAAGGTCTACCACCTCTGGCAGGTCGACCGTGGTGACAAGCTGCCGCTGGGCGAGCCGCAGCTCATGACGAGCCTTAGCGCCGCCGACCAGCTGCCCGGCCTGGAAGCTGTCCTGGACGAGCGGGATAAGCGGTTCCCGGGATGCGACTGGCGGAGGAAACGGGAGATTAGGAAGGACATCAAAGAGCCACAGATACATCCCGGTGAGTGCTCGTGTAGATTACGTCTGTGGATTAGAAGCACCCCGCTTACAGAGtattatgtacatacagacGCCGACTATACGTGGAAGAAGAAGGCATGAAGGGCCAAGGGAATCGGAATGGTTTTGGGGCAGAGGGTGCCGTCATGGGCCGGAATTCACATGCAAATCTTGTATCTCTTTTTCGATGCCTATCTATCTCTCCACCGAGAACCTGTAGCCGGGTTTGGGCGCCCTTATAGCCTACCATCCTGGCCGTGGTTCCCTAATT
This genomic window from Thermothelomyces thermophilus ATCC 42464 chromosome 1, complete sequence contains:
- a CDS encoding glycoside hydrolase family 16 protein (CAZy_ID 268018) yields the protein MAKDSVRHLAAVLAAAALVAVARGGNSNNNNNNNPLTTDSDCQCYKTNGTAASYFSHHRFFDFGSLHRYVNVTKPIDDFRANAEAPPTSSYFLRPEFADTWDIQRWDNTELMALNDETINDATIKMVNSPNNIYIEHDDDDDDDDDGQATHLTLRTVRHAAGFQSAAEIESLSKGFRYLSVRMRARTRGARGAVTAMFTYRDPPPGQGQGPDDDYVAQTQEADLEILTREDEPPTRVQYTNQPSWDEAGDIPEATRNVTLPRGRRWTDWVDYRMDWTPGSSTWYVDGQPAARITFQAPRDPLQVIFNAWSDGGTWSGRMPVGAEAFLQIKWIEIVYNTTDKHPGSSGGGGKAKEEEDAEPEAGCRKVCSIDETSRIGTPVLLSAGTSAVAVSALPWLSALLTVCACFMLC